In Thermoanaerobaculia bacterium, the following are encoded in one genomic region:
- a CDS encoding class IV adenylate cyclase: MTAPGSSEESEIKIPVPDLPAVRRRLSGAERLSGIHLESNVLFDDAAGRLLASGTALRLRRARGRALVTFKGRAAFEGAVKRREELETEVADAATFERVLERLGFVPKFRYDKRREEFRFAGCVVALDETPIGTFVEIEGEPSAIEAAATDLGLDPRHAVRDSYAGLYRRARESDPSLPPDMVFQA; the protein is encoded by the coding sequence GTGACCGCTCCCGGCTCCTCCGAAGAATCGGAGATCAAGATTCCCGTTCCGGATCTCCCGGCGGTCCGGCGTCGCCTCTCCGGCGCCGAACGCCTCTCCGGGATCCACCTCGAATCCAACGTGCTCTTCGACGACGCCGCGGGCAGGCTCCTGGCGTCGGGCACGGCGCTGCGGCTCCGGCGGGCGCGCGGTCGGGCGCTCGTCACGTTCAAGGGACGGGCCGCGTTCGAGGGCGCCGTCAAACGGAGGGAGGAGCTCGAGACCGAGGTGGCCGATGCCGCGACGTTCGAACGCGTGCTCGAGCGGCTCGGGTTCGTCCCGAAATTCCGCTACGACAAGCGGCGGGAGGAATTCCGGTTCGCGGGATGCGTCGTCGCGCTCGACGAGACTCCGATCGGGACCTTCGTCGAGATCGAGGGGGAGCCCTCCGCGATCGAGGCGGCGGCTACCGATCTCGGGCTCGATCCGCGCCATGCCGTCCGCGATTCCTACGCCGGCCTCTACCGGCGCGCGCGGGAGAGCGATCCTTCTCTCCCGCCGGACATGGTCTTCCAGGCATGA
- a CDS encoding GatB/YqeY domain-containing protein, with the protein MLKKIESDVKDAMRAGDKPRVSTLRLLLSALKNEKIQAHRDLTDEEIEAVIRRGVKQRKDSIEQYAKGGRSDLVDAETAELEILNGYLPQGLSEQELESAVKGIIEERSLTSKKEVGAVMKELMSRYKGKVDGRRAQEIAQRLLP; encoded by the coding sequence ATGTTGAAGAAGATCGAATCGGACGTGAAGGACGCGATGCGCGCGGGAGACAAGCCGCGCGTCTCGACGCTTCGCCTTCTCCTTTCGGCGCTCAAGAACGAGAAGATCCAGGCGCACCGCGATCTCACCGACGAGGAGATCGAGGCCGTGATCCGCCGCGGCGTCAAGCAGCGGAAGGATTCGATCGAGCAGTACGCCAAGGGAGGACGTTCGGATCTCGTCGACGCCGAGACGGCCGAGCTCGAGATCCTGAACGGGTATCTGCCGCAGGGGCTTTCCGAGCAGGAGCTCGAGAGCGCCGTCAAGGGGATCATCGAAGAGCGCTCGCTGACCTCGAAGAAGGAAGTCGGCGCGGTGATGAAGGAGCTCATGTCGCGGTACAAGGGAAAGGTGGACGGCCGGCGAGCCCAGGAGATCGCGCAGCGCCTCCTTCCATGA